Proteins encoded within one genomic window of Microcebus murinus isolate Inina chromosome 8, M.murinus_Inina_mat1.0, whole genome shotgun sequence:
- the LOC105883024 gene encoding intraflagellar transport protein 70B-like: MAELSGSQIPDGEFTAVVYRLIRDARYAEAVQLLGGELQRSPRSRAGLSLLGYCYYRLQEFALAAECYEQLGQLHPELEQYRLYQAQALYKACLYPEATRVAFLLLDNPAYHSRVLRLQAAIKYSEGDLSGARSLVEQLLGGEGAEESGGENEHDGHVNLGCLLYKEGQYEAACAKFFAALQASGYRPDLSYNLALAYYSNKHYAPALKYIADIIERGIRQHPELGVGMTTEGIDIRSVGNTLVLHQTALVEAFNLKAAIEYQLRNYEAAQEALTDMPPRAEEELDPVTLHNQALMNMDAKPTEGFEKLQFLLQQNPFPPETFGNLLLLYCKYEYFDLAADVLAENAHLTYKFLTPYLYDFLDAMITCQTAPEEAFIKFDALAGMLTEQLRRLAKQVQEARHNRDEETIIKAVNEYDDNIDKYIPVLMAQAKIYWNLENYPMVEKIFRKSVEFCNDQDVWKLNVAHVLFMQENKYKEAIGFYEPIVKKHYDNILSVSAIVLANLCVSYIMTSQNEEAEELMRKIEKEEEQLSYDDPDKKIYHLCIVNLVIGTLYCAKGNYDFGISRVIKSLEPYNKKLGTDTWYYAKRCFLSLLENMSKHMIVLRDSVIQECVQFLEHCELYGKNIPAVIEQPLEEERMQIGKNTVTYESRQLKALIYEIIGWNI; encoded by the coding sequence ATGGCAGAGCTCAGCGGCTCGCAGATCCCCGACGGGGAGTTCACCGCCGTCGTGTACCGGCTCATCCGAGATGCCCGCTACGCCGAGGCGGTGCAGCTGCTGGGCGGGGAGCTGCAGCGGAGCCCGAGGAGCCGCGCCGGCCTGTCGCTGCTGGGCTACTGCTACTACCGCCTGCAGGAGTTCGCGCTGGCGGCCGAGTGCTACGAGCAGCTGGGCCAGCTGCACCCCGAACTGGAGCAGTACCGCCTGTACCAGGCCCAGGCCCTGTACAAGGCCTGCCTTTATCCTGAGGCCACCCGCGTCGCCTTCCTCCTGCTGGACAACCCCGCCTACCACAGCCGAGTCCTCCGCCTGCAAGCTGCTATCAAGTACAGCGAGGGCGACCTGTCAGGGGCCAGGAGCCTGGTAGAGCAGCtgctgggtggggaaggggcagaagagaGTGGGGGCGAGAATGAGCACGATGGCCACGTCAACCTGGGCTGTTTGCTCTACAAGGAGGGACAGTATGAAGCAGCGTGTGCCAAGTTCTTTGCGGCCCTGCAGGCCTCAGGCTACCGACCTGACCTTTCCTACAACCTGGCTTTGGCCTATTACAGCAACAAGCACTATGCCCCTGCACTGAAGTATATCGCTGATATTATTGAGCGTGGCATCCGCCAGCACCCAGAGCTAGGTGTGGGCATGACCACTGAAGGCATTGATATTCGCAGTGTTGGCAACACCTTAGTTCTCCACCAGACTGCTCTAGTGGAAGCCTTCAACCTCAAGGCAGCCATAGAATACCAACTGAGAAACTATGAGGCAGCTCAGGAAGCCCTCACTGACATGCCACCCAGGGCAGAGGAAGAGTTGGACCCTGTGACCCTGCACAACCAGGCACTAATGAACATGGATGCCAAACCTACAGAAGGATTCGAAAAGCTACAGTTTTTGCTCCAACAGAATCCCTTCCCCCCAGAGACTTTTGGCAACCTGTTGCTGCTCTACTGTAAATATGAGTATTTTGACCTGGCAGCAGATGTCCTGGCAGAAAATGCCCATCTGACATATAAGTTCCTCACACCCTATCTCTACGACTTCTTGGATGCTATGATCACTTGCCAGACAGCTCCTGAGGAGGCTTTCATTAAGTTTGATGCGTTAGCAGGGATGCTGACTGAGCAGCTTCGGAGACTCGCCAAACAAGTACAGGAAGCAAGACACaatagagatgaggaaacaatCATAAAGGCAGTGAATGAATATGATGACAACATTGACAAGTATATTCCCGTGTTGATGGCCCAGGCCAAAATCTACTGGAACCTTGAAAATTATCCCATGGTGGAGAAGATCTTTCGCAAATCCGTGGAATTCTGTAATGACCAGGATGTGTGGAAGCTGAATGTGGCTCATGTTCTGTTCATGCAGGAAAACAAGTACAAAGAAGCCATCGGTTTCTATGAACCCATAGTCAAGAAGCATTATGATAACATCTTGAGTGTCAGTGCTATTGTATTAGCTAACCTCTGTGTTTCATACATTATGACAAGTCAAAATGAAGAAGCTGAGGAGTTGATGAGGAAgattgagaaggaggaagagcagcTCTCTTATGATGACCCAGATAAGAAAATCTACCATCTCTGCATTGTGAATTTGGTAATAGGAACTCTTTATTGTGCCAAAGGAAATTATGACTTTGGTATTTCTCGAGTTATCAAAAGCTTAGAACCTTATAATAAAAAACTTGGAACTGATACCTGGTATTATGCCAAAAGATGTTTCCTGTCTTTGTTAGAAAACATGTCAAAACACATGATAGTGCTTCGTGACAGTGTTATTCAAGAATGTGTCCAGTTTCTAGAACACTGTGAGCTTTATGGCAAAAACATACCTGCTGTTATAGAACAACctctggaagaagaaagaatgcaAATTGGAAAGAATACAGTCACATATGAGTCCAGACAGTTGAAAGCATTGATTTATGAGATTATAGGATGGAATATATAG